From the Nitrobacter hamburgensis X14 genome, one window contains:
- a CDS encoding ABC transporter permease, producing the protein MSAAGDHHTEREMPFGFWRRSYAMLVKEFIQLRRDRVSFAMIVMVPVMQLLLFGYAINTTPRHLPTAVLVQEDSDLARSILKALENTSYFRFTQQVHDIDTFDNLLKSGDVLFGIEIPRGFERGVRRGDRPALLVAADATDPVAAGSALSALGPIVQTALAHDLFIGSSPDPPFEIRVHARFNPAASSRLNIVPGLVGTILTMTMLIFTALSVTREIERGTMENLLSMPITPVEVMIGKILPYVLVGFIQAALIIGIGALLFGVPIDGSMTLLALLSTLFITTNLAVGYTFSTIVQNQLQAMQMSTMFFLPSILLSGFMFPFSGMPVWAQYVGECLPLTHYIRIVRAIMLKGATLQNLQYDTLVLLVLMLVAMVIAVTRFRRTLD; encoded by the coding sequence GAGTTCATCCAGCTCCGGCGCGACCGGGTGTCGTTCGCGATGATCGTGATGGTTCCGGTGATGCAGCTTCTGCTGTTCGGCTATGCCATCAACACCACGCCGCGCCATCTGCCCACCGCCGTTCTGGTGCAGGAGGACAGCGACCTCGCGCGCTCGATACTAAAGGCGTTGGAGAACACATCCTATTTCCGCTTCACGCAGCAGGTGCACGACATCGATACCTTCGATAATCTCCTGAAATCCGGCGATGTGCTGTTCGGCATAGAGATTCCGCGCGGCTTCGAGCGCGGCGTGCGGCGCGGTGACCGTCCGGCGCTGCTGGTTGCCGCCGATGCCACCGATCCGGTCGCCGCCGGCTCCGCTTTGAGCGCGCTCGGTCCGATCGTGCAGACCGCGCTCGCGCACGATCTGTTCATTGGCAGTTCGCCCGATCCGCCATTCGAAATCCGGGTACATGCACGTTTCAATCCCGCGGCGTCCTCGCGGCTGAACATCGTGCCCGGGCTTGTCGGCACCATCCTCACCATGACCATGCTGATCTTCACCGCCTTGTCTGTCACGCGCGAGATCGAGCGGGGTACTATGGAAAACCTGCTGTCGATGCCGATCACGCCGGTAGAGGTGATGATCGGCAAGATCCTGCCCTATGTGTTGGTGGGGTTCATCCAGGCGGCGTTGATCATCGGCATCGGGGCGCTGCTGTTCGGCGTTCCCATCGACGGAAGCATGACGTTGTTGGCGTTACTGTCGACGCTGTTCATCACAACCAATCTCGCCGTCGGGTACACATTCTCGACCATCGTGCAGAACCAGCTCCAGGCCATGCAGATGTCGACGATGTTCTTCCTGCCAAGCATCCTGCTGTCCGGCTTCATGTTTCCGTTCTCCGGCATGCCGGTCTGGGCGCAGTATGTTGGGGAATGCCTGCCACTGACGCACTACATTCGGATTGTTCGCGCCATCATGTTGAAGGGAGCGACGCTGCAAAATTTGCAGTACGATACCCTTGTGTTGCTGGTGCTGATGCTGGTGGCTATGGTGATCGCAGTGACAAGGTTCCGCCGCACGCTGGATTAG
- a CDS encoding helix-turn-helix domain-containing protein, whose product MAVFEYGAMSEVRCAAPKPSELEARVRRREIARADALRAEIVLLAADGLNNCAIADEIGVSRQCVRP is encoded by the coding sequence ATGGCCGTTTTCGAATATGGAGCAATGTCCGAAGTCCGTTGTGCAGCACCAAAGCCTAGCGAGTTAGAAGCGAGGGTGCGACGTCGCGAGATCGCGCGGGCGGATGCGCTGCGCGCCGAGATTGTCCTTCTGGCGGCCGATGGTTTGAACAATTGCGCCATCGCGGACGAGATCGGCGTCTCCCGACAATGCGTCCGGCCATAA
- a CDS encoding cupin domain-containing protein — MNRHTLLNVVAMTTIGLAALAGSAVGQETGDHKLIAPQDIKWGPAPPSLPYGAQAAVLYGNPGKEGLFAFRLKVPRGYHIAPHTHPKPEIVTVLSGTARLGMGTVADHDKAQVLPAGSFFALSPGSAHYFFADEDTVIQLNSTGPWGINYINPKDDPRPKM, encoded by the coding sequence ATGAATCGGCATACCCTTCTCAACGTTGTTGCGATGACGACGATCGGACTCGCAGCGCTGGCTGGCAGCGCCGTTGGTCAGGAGACAGGCGACCACAAGTTGATCGCGCCACAGGACATCAAGTGGGGACCGGCGCCACCCTCGCTCCCATACGGTGCGCAGGCGGCGGTGCTGTACGGCAACCCGGGCAAGGAAGGCCTGTTTGCTTTTCGCCTGAAAGTGCCGCGGGGCTACCACATTGCTCCGCACACCCATCCCAAGCCAGAGATCGTCACCGTACTCTCCGGAACAGCGCGCTTGGGGATGGGAACGGTGGCCGATCACGACAAGGCTCAGGTTCTTCCCGCAGGTAGTTTCTTTGCGCTGTCCCCTGGTTCGGCGCACTATTTCTTCGCCGACGAAGACACGGTTATTCAGCTCAACAGCACCGGTCCGTGGGGCATCAACTACATCAATCCCAAGGACGATCCGCGTCCGAAGATGTAG
- a CDS encoding transposase: MPIRRLWNKSPSRPPTSTIARPAPQHCPTIPARYCDSAYRGGHFGDAVRARGGTPRIVATGMWGRHEAETLARLAAWNQPIHRIRSRIEKIFGTWKRSYGLRRMRWRGLAKAAAQIRLTAIAYNLRRTLTIIAAA; encoded by the coding sequence ATGCCGATACGGCGCTTGTGGAACAAATCGCCGTCACGCCCGCCAACGTCAACGATAGCAAGGCCGGCCCCGCAGCACTGCCCGACAATCCCGGCGAGGTATTGCGACAGCGCCTATCGGGGAGGCCATTTCGGCGATGCCGTCCGCGCCAGGGGCGGCACACCGCGCATTGTCGCCACCGGCATGTGGGGGCGACATGAAGCCGAAACGCTGGCACGCCTTGCTGCCTGGAACCAACCCATTCATCGGATACGAAGTCGGATCGAGAAGATCTTCGGCACCTGGAAGCGAAGCTACGGGCTGCGCCGAATGCGATGGCGAGGACTGGCCAAGGCCGCCGCTCAGATTCGTCTCACCGCAATCGCCTACAACCTCAGGCGCACCTTGACGATCATCGCAGCGGCTTGA
- a CDS encoding transposase — MGCRRIGQETFSFSAAGYRPRSSLDELSNLIDWTAIECHVSSIPCAAKGEPAWPPLALFKAMLLAVWYDLSDVKLAGALDDRASFRRFCGWRRCRYGACGTNRRHARQRQR; from the coding sequence ATGGGGTGCCGTCGGATTGGTCAGGAGACATTTTCATTTTCGGCTGCGGGTTACCGCCCGCGCTCGTCGCTGGATGAGCTTTCGAACCTGATCGATTGGACGGCGATCGAGTGCCATGTGAGCTCAATTCCCTGCGCGGCCAAGGGCGAGCCGGCGTGGCCGCCTCTCGCGTTGTTCAAGGCGATGCTGCTGGCAGTCTGGTACGATTTGTCTGATGTGAAGCTCGCCGGGGCGCTGGACGATCGAGCTTCCTTTCGGCGCTTCTGCGGGTGGCGCCGATGCCGATACGGCGCTTGTGGAACAAATCGCCGTCACGCCCGCCAACGTCAACGATAG
- a CDS encoding OST-HTH/LOTUS domain-containing protein produces MSPDQSDGTPFQTSIRCSNGWNQKQRAASRTTRAQVSNKIIAQMESDDRWLPLGEVGRQLANFASDFDPRNFLFGESYKA; encoded by the coding sequence ATGTCTCCTGACCAATCCGACGGCACCCCATTCCAAACCTCAATCCGTTGCTCAAACGGATGGAATCAAAAGCAACGCGCCGCGTCCAGAACTACCCGCGCACAGGTCTCAAACAAAATCATTGCGCAGATGGAAAGTGACGATCGCTGGCTGCCCTTGGGAGAAGTCGGACGGCAGCTCGCCAACTTCGCGTCCGATTTCGACCCTCGTAACTTTCTTTTCGGCGAATCGTACAAGGCTTGA
- a CDS encoding filamentous hemagglutinin N-terminal domain-containing protein, translated as MMFDIAADSMRAHDCAAAQLYVKRLPSPFSLRFFRTSLLVTTAVCAVMVLPHAASAQSPTGGSVVAGSAGIAQAGTVTNINQSSQKAVINWQGFSVGAQNTVNFNQPNSSAATLNRVIGNESSVINGAINANGQVFIVNSNGVLFGQGAQVNVGGLVASTLDISNNDFMAGNYKFSGTSNASVVNQGRIRTHGGGYVALLGKTVSNEGMIAAKLGTVAMAAGDKITLNFGGDSLLDVTIDKGTLNALVQNKRAIIANGGQVIMTAKAADQVLSAQVNNSGIIQARTMAALKGGSNGGTVKLGKIKLLAQGGTAKVSGKLDASAPKGGDGGFIETSGDHVKIADDAVITTNSVYGKTGTWLVDPTDFHIVYGSGAQTTSGIGVNTLLARLTDNNVTIVTSASGSESGDIDVEAPLTWTSGNSLTLGAANNININAPMTWSGTLTLNAGKNIFVNAAVTACAPTVCAFTTPSLVAHYGHDINLVDGSALATLTAGKNDNGSAYGLYTSLGLANGTFGGSITLGSTNSVKLNDDTYTVITDTAGLNAVKNNLSGHYVVGANFDITDINWNEGIGSSADFTGSFNGFGHRITASTLTGTGLFGTIGAGASVANVAIGGTGSVPATVNVPASNGVADAVGVLANVNRGQIVNSFANYVTINNATVGGVAAIDKVGGLVGINGDPVAKDGLISNSYVANLGLTAGHVAGGLVGVNNGEITESFAQGGTLSYIIAGSAGTVTDVGGLVGINNNTTSTSFSSMIMRLESSIATTAAVGGFVGTNTGTIDQSYTRMVSTSATTYSYGDELAGFVGNNASTGAITNSYADLYYTSTNAAANWSAGFAYTNAGSIKYAYATTYAGSTAPRSGFVASNTGSVLNSYWYADGVTNFAVTDNSGATKFSGADQSAAAAAATTFANYVGFDPTIWGASSTGIPVLSNLPLYAGATNKSYGAVTSPSTLAAQAVGIQGAFGGTDNFRDNVFFGVTLSDGYVDAGYRLTSDVLFSTTSAYKVIRGVVQINPRSLSIGTTITAADKTYDGTAAVTNLSSGAMTLTGFVAGQSLTISNLTGTFLDKNVGANKTITLTYDAAAGAGTKASNYIITAGSVPKASITARTLTVSQATVDNKVYDGTTAASLVSLGWSGLVAGDTITAAGIANFANANAGTNKSVNVSGLVLTNASAVNYTLSATSGTVPSTAEISPRVLILSGAKLEDNTTTVAGANLVATNLAAGDSITFLGTATIASASPGLQDITSTTGLHPTNGNYVLNGVCNLGACGSVLVSSASRVVSSKPGTVTVVDTGLTATITQTTDRAIIDWFRFSIASGETVTFNQPSSTAVILNRVTGSDQSIISGALNANGRVFIVNSAGVIFNAGSQVNVGGLVASTLAITNSDFSAGNYSFSSPGGSIGPVAAAGNISVGNGSFVALLGASNVGNTGRITATNGKVILASVTDANLVLNGAGPALDSYTLNGAAATATASGTIVVTNGVLETAGRSMTISGLSLDTIGGGTWSWSQNAISVGGVDLAPAFVATQLGLRNFSLNALSGDVTINAAINWSANTRLTLAASGAVNINAPVTATGANAALAMNYGTDYTLWTPTSYAGAVLNADGLPVAQIAPAGAIYGSITLSGNNAGLTVNGQAYTLIHNMADLAAINGSSTHYALAGDLDASGTTYTTTVAGVPPALPSQPVSGSSGFVVGSFYGALAGLGHKIDGLKIQGETSTQYTGGLIGTLGRNGMIRDLGLTNVSATISLPDSYFDAPNFGLAPYLGALVGQIGNLPGGNGSPTDMATVRGAYVTGGVTVLSGHRATAAGMIGWANQAAIDHVSTNVLLVSDGIGAGLLGSATGKVTISKADAKGDVTCGSAECGGLIADISESSLSYSYATGAVKKPNGSLGVSGGLIGATATGNNGVSVSVTNSFATGAVTNGGVLGGLVGQVDGTNGATFDNVYATGDVVAHNASTPSGFLGGLIGSGTALGTGVIQIDKAFALGNVTLDLGGNIPSQQIFTAVGGLVGQLVGTSVHSSITHSFATGAVYAPEAFNVGGFAGWLQNVDISESYSTGAVTGYNGVGGFAGLYNTGTIFKSYSSGPVTSLIAPGLGALNGAFIAQGTGLTFGADVHYSTAVFGPTTVNGALGNAQFSTGNSNLESVTGMTTAQMVAAGMVTSGTAVAPNTAAITGTSPGQVAAGQAAAQAAAQAAAQAAAEAAAAQAAATQAAAARQALIQQGGRTANAVTNGVQMSSVTPPDPAMSEAGASAVKTAKIETIDNELKAVDDKAKADDDRRKRERERRRTAQTNRRGHAGGGTGGGLGATIRSIDVNGQRFNLENGAPKQGAPAQAPQ; from the coding sequence ATGATGTTTGATATCGCTGCGGACTCGATGCGCGCGCATGATTGTGCCGCGGCTCAGTTATACGTGAAGCGCCTGCCTTCTCCGTTCTCGCTCAGGTTCTTTAGGACATCCCTATTGGTCACGACGGCGGTTTGCGCCGTGATGGTATTGCCACATGCGGCGTCGGCGCAGAGCCCGACTGGCGGTTCCGTTGTCGCGGGCTCGGCCGGCATCGCGCAGGCGGGCACGGTCACCAACATCAACCAATCCTCGCAGAAAGCCGTCATCAACTGGCAGGGCTTCTCGGTCGGCGCGCAGAACACCGTCAATTTCAACCAGCCGAACAGTTCGGCTGCAACCCTCAACCGCGTCATCGGCAACGAGAGCAGCGTCATCAATGGCGCCATCAACGCCAACGGTCAGGTCTTCATCGTCAATTCAAATGGCGTGCTGTTCGGCCAGGGCGCGCAAGTCAATGTCGGCGGCCTCGTCGCCTCGACGCTGGATATCTCCAACAATGACTTCATGGCCGGGAACTACAAATTCTCGGGCACATCGAATGCGTCGGTCGTCAACCAGGGCCGCATCCGCACGCATGGCGGGGGTTATGTGGCGCTGCTCGGCAAGACGGTGTCGAACGAGGGCATGATCGCGGCCAAGCTCGGCACGGTGGCGATGGCGGCCGGCGACAAGATCACATTGAACTTCGGCGGCGATTCGCTGCTGGATGTGACGATCGACAAGGGCACGCTGAACGCGCTGGTGCAGAACAAGCGCGCGATCATCGCCAATGGCGGGCAGGTGATCATGACGGCGAAGGCGGCCGATCAGGTCTTGTCGGCGCAGGTCAACAATTCCGGCATCATCCAGGCCCGCACCATGGCGGCGCTGAAGGGGGGCTCCAACGGCGGCACCGTGAAGCTCGGCAAGATCAAGCTGCTGGCGCAGGGCGGCACCGCCAAGGTCTCCGGCAAGCTCGACGCCTCCGCTCCAAAAGGCGGCGACGGCGGCTTCATCGAGACGAGCGGCGATCACGTCAAGATCGCGGACGATGCGGTGATCACCACCAACTCCGTCTATGGCAAAACCGGCACATGGCTGGTCGACCCGACGGATTTCCATATTGTTTATGGCAGCGGCGCTCAAACCACGAGCGGTATCGGCGTGAATACGTTGTTAGCGAGGCTCACTGACAACAATGTCACTATTGTCACCTCAGCGAGTGGCAGCGAAAGTGGCGATATTGATGTCGAGGCTCCGCTCACGTGGACTTCGGGCAATTCGTTGACGCTCGGTGCTGCCAACAATATCAACATCAATGCGCCGATGACCTGGTCGGGAACGCTGACGTTGAATGCGGGGAAAAACATCTTCGTCAACGCGGCAGTGACGGCCTGCGCGCCCACGGTTTGCGCTTTCACCACACCAAGTCTGGTCGCGCATTACGGCCACGACATCAATCTCGTCGACGGCTCGGCATTGGCTACGTTGACCGCCGGCAAAAATGACAATGGCTCCGCTTATGGCCTCTACACATCTCTTGGCCTTGCGAACGGGACTTTTGGCGGGTCGATCACGCTTGGCAGCACGAATTCCGTCAAGCTGAATGATGACACCTATACGGTCATTACCGACACGGCAGGCCTGAATGCTGTTAAAAATAATCTGTCAGGTCACTATGTGGTTGGCGCCAATTTCGACATCACGGATATCAACTGGAACGAGGGTATTGGCTCTTCCGCGGATTTTACCGGAAGCTTCAATGGATTTGGTCACAGGATTACCGCATCCACATTAACCGGAACCGGATTATTTGGCACGATCGGCGCGGGCGCGTCAGTAGCCAATGTTGCGATCGGAGGAACTGGCTCCGTTCCGGCCACGGTGAACGTGCCTGCCAGTAACGGCGTCGCCGATGCTGTCGGCGTCCTGGCCAATGTCAACCGAGGTCAGATTGTCAATAGTTTCGCGAATTATGTAACGATCAATAATGCAACGGTCGGCGGGGTTGCTGCGATCGACAAGGTCGGAGGATTAGTCGGCATCAACGGCGATCCCGTCGCCAAAGATGGTTTGATCTCCAACAGCTATGTCGCCAACCTTGGCTTAACCGCCGGGCACGTTGCCGGCGGTTTGGTTGGCGTCAACAATGGCGAGATCACAGAGAGCTTTGCGCAGGGAGGTACGCTAAGTTACATCATAGCGGGAAGCGCCGGCACTGTTACCGATGTCGGCGGCTTGGTCGGCATCAACAACAATACGACTTCCACGTCTTTTAGCTCGATGATAATGCGCCTCGAGTCGTCCATCGCCACCACGGCGGCGGTCGGTGGCTTCGTCGGGACGAACACAGGAACGATCGATCAATCCTATACGCGTATGGTGAGCACTTCGGCCACGACGTATAGCTATGGCGACGAACTTGCGGGTTTCGTCGGCAACAACGCTTCAACCGGCGCGATAACCAATTCCTATGCCGATCTTTATTATACGAGCACTAATGCTGCAGCCAATTGGAGCGCAGGCTTTGCTTACACTAACGCGGGCAGCATCAAATATGCTTATGCAACCACTTATGCGGGCAGCACGGCGCCTCGGTCCGGTTTTGTTGCCTCCAACACGGGCAGCGTTTTAAACTCCTATTGGTATGCCGATGGCGTAACCAACTTTGCTGTCACTGACAATTCCGGCGCAACCAAGTTCTCCGGCGCAGACCAGTCCGCCGCGGCAGCAGCCGCCACGACTTTCGCAAATTATGTCGGCTTCGATCCCACGATTTGGGGAGCCTCGTCTACGGGCATTCCGGTTCTCTCTAACCTCCCGCTATATGCCGGCGCTACTAATAAGTCGTATGGCGCGGTGACCTCACCCAGTACGCTTGCGGCACAAGCCGTTGGCATACAAGGGGCGTTCGGCGGAACAGACAACTTCCGAGACAACGTCTTTTTTGGCGTTACTCTCTCAGACGGGTATGTCGACGCTGGCTACCGGCTGACATCGGATGTGTTGTTTTCTACAACCTCGGCTTACAAGGTCATTCGCGGCGTAGTTCAAATTAATCCCAGGTCGCTCTCGATAGGCACGACGATTACGGCCGCGGACAAGACGTATGACGGGACGGCGGCAGTTACGAACCTATCGAGCGGCGCCATGACGCTGACGGGGTTCGTGGCAGGCCAGTCGCTCACCATCAGCAATCTGACCGGCACGTTCCTCGACAAGAATGTGGGAGCCAACAAGACCATCACACTGACTTATGACGCCGCTGCGGGCGCTGGCACGAAGGCCAGCAACTACATCATCACGGCAGGCAGCGTGCCGAAGGCCTCGATCACGGCCCGGACGCTGACCGTCTCGCAAGCAACTGTCGATAACAAGGTCTACGACGGCACCACCGCAGCCTCACTCGTGTCTTTAGGATGGAGTGGCTTGGTGGCCGGCGACACGATAACGGCCGCCGGAATTGCGAATTTTGCCAATGCCAACGCCGGGACCAACAAGAGCGTTAACGTCAGCGGCCTTGTCCTGACGAACGCGAGCGCTGTCAACTACACGCTTTCTGCGACAAGCGGGACTGTTCCCTCCACCGCGGAAATTAGTCCCCGTGTGCTGATTCTGTCCGGCGCCAAATTGGAGGACAACACGACGACGGTGGCCGGGGCCAATCTGGTTGCGACCAATCTGGCCGCTGGCGATAGCATTACGTTCCTCGGCACGGCGACGATTGCCTCTGCGAGCCCGGGACTTCAAGACATCACAAGCACGACTGGCCTCCATCCGACTAATGGAAATTACGTGCTCAATGGCGTGTGCAATCTTGGCGCGTGCGGTTCTGTGCTGGTCAGTTCCGCCAGCCGGGTGGTCTCATCTAAACCGGGTACGGTCACGGTCGTCGACACAGGCTTGACGGCTACCATCACCCAGACCACTGATCGGGCGATCATCGACTGGTTTCGATTCTCGATCGCCTCTGGCGAGACGGTGACTTTCAATCAGCCGTCGTCCACCGCCGTCATTCTCAATCGCGTCACCGGCAGCGATCAGAGCATTATCAGCGGCGCGCTCAATGCCAACGGCCGGGTGTTCATCGTCAATTCGGCCGGCGTTATTTTCAACGCGGGCTCGCAGGTTAACGTCGGCGGCCTCGTCGCAAGTACCCTTGCGATCACCAATAGCGACTTCAGCGCGGGCAATTACAGTTTCAGCAGCCCCGGTGGCAGTATCGGGCCGGTTGCGGCCGCCGGGAATATCTCGGTCGGTAATGGCAGCTTCGTCGCTTTGCTGGGCGCCAGCAACGTCGGCAACACAGGCCGCATCACGGCCACGAATGGCAAGGTCATCCTTGCCTCTGTGACAGATGCGAATCTTGTGCTTAACGGCGCGGGCCCCGCTCTTGATAGCTACACGTTGAACGGCGCGGCGGCGACGGCCACGGCGAGCGGCACGATCGTCGTGACCAACGGGGTGCTGGAGACAGCCGGTCGCAGCATGACGATCTCCGGCCTCTCGCTTGATACTATCGGCGGCGGCACGTGGTCATGGTCTCAGAACGCGATCAGCGTCGGTGGCGTCGACCTCGCGCCGGCTTTCGTCGCGACACAGCTCGGTCTGCGCAACTTCAGCCTCAATGCGCTTTCTGGCGATGTCACGATCAACGCCGCGATAAACTGGTCTGCAAATACGCGGCTGACGTTGGCGGCCTCAGGAGCCGTCAACATCAATGCGCCGGTGACCGCGACCGGCGCAAATGCAGCGCTGGCGATGAACTACGGCACCGATTACACTCTCTGGACGCCGACGAGCTATGCAGGAGCGGTGCTGAATGCGGACGGCCTTCCCGTCGCGCAGATAGCGCCGGCCGGTGCCATTTATGGCTCCATCACCCTGTCGGGAAATAACGCTGGCCTCACCGTCAACGGGCAGGCCTACACGCTCATCCACAACATGGCGGATCTCGCTGCCATTAATGGTTCATCGACGCACTATGCGCTCGCTGGCGATCTTGACGCGAGCGGGACAACTTATACGACGACGGTTGCCGGCGTGCCGCCTGCGCTCCCCTCTCAACCTGTTTCAGGAAGCTCCGGTTTTGTTGTCGGTAGCTTCTACGGTGCTCTGGCAGGTCTCGGCCACAAGATCGACGGTTTGAAAATTCAAGGCGAGACGAGCACACAGTATACGGGCGGGCTCATCGGAACCCTGGGCAGGAATGGGATGATCAGAGATCTCGGCCTGACCAATGTCAGCGCTACGATCTCTCTTCCCGACTCCTACTTCGATGCACCTAATTTTGGCCTCGCTCCCTATTTGGGCGCTCTGGTAGGCCAGATCGGAAATTTGCCAGGCGGAAACGGCTCCCCGACTGACATGGCGACCGTAAGGGGTGCTTACGTCACCGGTGGGGTGACGGTTCTTTCGGGACACCGGGCAACGGCGGCGGGAATGATTGGTTGGGCCAATCAGGCCGCTATCGATCATGTCTCGACAAATGTCTTGCTGGTTTCCGATGGAATAGGTGCAGGCCTGCTCGGGTCTGCCACAGGTAAGGTCACGATATCCAAAGCCGATGCGAAAGGTGACGTGACGTGCGGGAGCGCCGAATGCGGCGGGCTGATCGCCGACATCTCGGAGAGCTCCCTAAGCTACAGCTATGCCACCGGAGCGGTCAAAAAGCCGAATGGTTCTCTAGGAGTATCAGGAGGTCTGATCGGTGCGACAGCGACGGGTAATAACGGTGTCAGTGTCAGTGTCACCAATTCCTTTGCCACCGGCGCGGTCACGAACGGTGGAGTGCTTGGCGGTCTTGTTGGTCAGGTCGACGGTACAAACGGCGCCACTTTCGACAACGTTTATGCGACGGGCGATGTTGTCGCGCATAACGCTAGCACTCCCAGCGGATTCCTCGGCGGTCTGATCGGTTCGGGGACTGCTTTGGGGACAGGGGTTATCCAGATCGACAAGGCGTTTGCGCTAGGCAATGTCACGTTGGATCTGGGTGGAAACATACCAAGCCAACAGATTTTTACGGCTGTTGGAGGTTTGGTCGGCCAGCTCGTTGGAACCTCAGTTCATAGCTCGATTACCCACTCTTTTGCCACCGGGGCGGTTTATGCACCAGAAGCCTTCAATGTCGGCGGGTTTGCCGGTTGGCTGCAAAATGTAGATATCTCGGAGTCGTACTCAACCGGCGCGGTGACCGGCTATAATGGTGTAGGTGGATTTGCCGGACTCTATAACACTGGGACTATTTTCAAGAGCTATTCCTCCGGCCCCGTTACAAGCCTGATAGCTCCAGGCCTTGGAGCGTTGAATGGCGCATTCATCGCCCAGGGTACAGGTCTCACCTTTGGTGCGGATGTCCACTATAGCACAGCCGTTTTCGGTCCCACGACAGTTAACGGCGCCTTGGGAAATGCACAATTTTCGACTGGCAACAGCAACCTGGAATCCGTTACGGGTATGACCACCGCGCAAATGGTGGCAGCGGGGATGGTGACATCCGGAACGGCGGTCGCTCCTAATACAGCCGCGATCACGGGCACTTCGCCTGGCCAGGTTGCAGCGGGTCAGGCGGCGGCGCAGGCGGCGGCTCAAGCCGCAGCGCAGGCCGCCGCCGAAGCTGCTGCTGCGCAGGCTGCCGCGACGCAGGCTGCTGCTGCCCGCCAGGCTCTGATCCAGCAGGGAGGCCGCACGGCGAACGCGGTCACAAACGGTGTGCAGATGTCATCTGTGACGCCGCCAGATCCCGCGATGTCGGAGGCCGGCGCGTCGGCCGTCAAGACCGCGAAGATCGAGACGATCGACAACGAACTCAAGGCCGTCGATGACAAGGCGAAAGCCGATGATGATCGGCGCAAGCGCGAGCGCGAGCGCCGCCGCACCGCGCAGACCAACCGCCGCGGCCACGCGGGGGGCGGAACCGGCGGAGGCCTCGGCGCCACCATCCGCTCGATCGACGTCAACGGTCAGCGTTTCAATCTGGAGAACGGCGCTCCGAAGCAGGGCGCGCCGGCTCAGGCGCCTCAATGA
- a CDS encoding invasion associated locus B family protein: MRRLGSQNERYIMCRHIYRGGLTAILLSVVCALAQTITPGVAAPATPAKGTGNNPQASTSTSTFEDWVVRCETKSPAPKVCEVVQTIATRNQQQQQNAIAEVVFGRVGKPDPMKLIVQVPPGVYLPAGIRLVVDDKTPPLTATFTRCLQTCMAEAEIKPDTIQILKGRIKAEPGRLEFEDGAHQQVKLPVSFNGLPAALAAREEQVQ; this comes from the coding sequence ATGCGTCGCCTTGGTTCTCAAAATGAGCGTTACATTATGTGCAGACATATATATCGAGGCGGTTTGACAGCGATCCTGCTGTCGGTCGTTTGCGCCTTGGCACAGACGATAACTCCCGGAGTAGCTGCGCCGGCAACACCGGCCAAGGGGACCGGCAACAATCCGCAAGCATCGACCTCGACCTCGACGTTTGAAGATTGGGTCGTGCGCTGCGAAACCAAATCGCCGGCGCCCAAAGTGTGTGAGGTGGTGCAGACGATAGCGACGCGCAATCAGCAACAGCAGCAGAACGCCATTGCGGAGGTGGTTTTCGGACGAGTAGGCAAGCCTGATCCCATGAAGCTGATCGTGCAGGTCCCGCCGGGCGTGTATCTGCCAGCCGGGATTCGCCTTGTCGTTGACGACAAAACGCCGCCGCTTACCGCGACATTCACGCGCTGCCTTCAAACCTGCATGGCTGAGGCTGAGATCAAGCCGGACACCATCCAGATATTGAAGGGCAGGATCAAGGCTGAGCCGGGACGTCTGGAGTTCGAAGACGGTGCGCATCAGCAGGTGAAACTGCCCGTGTCGTTCAACGGATTACCGGCGGCGCTGGCTGCACGCGAAGAACAGGTTCAATAG